ATCTCGGGCGAGATCAAGCGCTACCTGCGCGATGCGACCTGGGCCGTGCGCCCGCCACGCGCCCTGCAGGAGCTGGCGCTCGAACTGCGCGGGCTCGTCCCCGCGCTCGCCCAGCGTCTGGGCCGCGAACCGACGGTCGAGGAGCTCGCCGCCGAGGTGGGGCGGTCGCCGTCGCGCGTCTCCGAGGCTCTCGAGTGCGGGCGGGGACGGCAGGCGCTGTCCCTCGACGCGCCGGTCGGTTCGACGGGCGGCGGCGGAGATGCCGAGACCGTCTCGCTCGGAGACGCCATGCCGGCGCCCGAGGGCGAGATGGAGGAGCGCGCCGATCTGACGCTCACCCTCACCTCGGCCCTTCGCACGATCCCGCTCGCGGAGCGCCGCGCCGTGCACCTGCGCTACTTCCGGGACATGACTCAGACCGAGATCGCCGCGGAGATCGGGGTGAGCCATATGCAGGTCTCCCGCCTGCTGCGGCGCGGCCTCGACGCGCTACGCCGAGAGCTCTTCGCACGCGGCGCGCACGAGTGAGCGCGCCGCGGCGACGACCTCGTCGGCGGTGACCGCGAGCAGAGCGGGATCGGGATCGTCGGCGAACGCCGCCCCGCGGCGCAGTCGAGCATCGGTCAGCACGACGTGGGGACCGTCGGCCGGCGGTCCCCACACCTCCGGCGGCGCCGGCCCGAAGAGCACCACGGACGGTGTGCCGTAAGCGGAGGCGAGGTGGGCCGCGCCCGTATCGACTGTCACGAGCACCGCCGCAGCGGCGACGACCGCGGCGAAGGCGGTGAGGTCGGCCGCGCCCGCGAGCACGTCGTTCTCGGGCAGCCCCGCCGCGCGCGCGACTTCGAGCGCCCGGGCCCGATCCTGCTCCCCTCCCGTCAGCACCACCCGCAGCCCGCTCTCCGCGAGTCGGCGCGCCACCTGCGCGAACCGCTCGGACGGCCACTCGCGCGACCGGTAGAACGCCCCCACGTGCACCACGGCGGCCCCCGCTGCCCAGGAGCCTCGTACGGCGCGGCGATCGCGACGTCGGAGGCATCGGCCTCGATCCCGTGGGCGGAGACGAGCCGCACCCAGCGTTCGCGTTCGTGCATGCCGTCGACCCACTGCAGCCCATCGGGGCGCCCGGGG
The genomic region above belongs to Leucobacter muris and contains:
- a CDS encoding sigma-70 family RNA polymerase sigma factor, yielding MRAALVDSTASAGSGALTAERRTRATVAEVDRTARVRAQEAHDARAAAALDSAREFSAEGRRELEQRVVLEYLGLANAIAQRFQSSGVELNELRQVAYVGLTKAVRRFDAQCGSGVAAFAVPTISGEIKRYLRDATWAVRPPRALQELALELRGLVPALAQRLGREPTVEELAAEVGRSPSRVSEALECGRGRQALSLDAPVGSTGGGGDAETVSLGDAMPAPEGEMEERADLTLTLTSALRTIPLAERRAVHLRYFRDMTQTEIAAEIGVSHMQVSRLLRRGLDALRRELFARGAHE